A genomic stretch from Megachile rotundata isolate GNS110a chromosome 1, iyMegRotu1, whole genome shotgun sequence includes:
- the LOC143264195 gene encoding uncharacterized protein LOC143264195 — MDTIESERRHFKIITSYLSTVGIWPYQKKYTQYFLRTIVYIVMVSCISAQISYVVCFFTIETLTNMLFMICTCSIALVKHYICAAKGSKVINYILYSPPSGIYTS; from the exons ATGGATACAATTGAGTCGGAACGTCGTCACTTTAAAATAATAACATCCTATTTAAGCACCGTCGGTATTTGGCCTTACCAAAAGAAATATACCCAGTATTTTTTGCGGACTATCGTTTATATTGTTATGGTATCATGTATTTCGGCACAG ATATCATACGTGGTATGCTTCTTCACCATAGAGACTCTGACAAACATGCTTTTTATGATCTGCACCTGCTCGATAGCACTGGTGAAGCATTACATATGCGCCGCAAAAGGCTCAAAAGTGATAAACTACATACTTTATTCTCCACCATCCGGCATTTACACGAGCTGA
- the LOC143264191 gene encoding odorant receptor 22a-like produces MDTIVSERRYFKITRLYLNIVGIWPYQSKYSQYFLQSTVYIIMVSCILAQIAYVIYFFNIKTLTNQLFIIVTCSMSLVKHFMCCAKGSKFKVLLDGMFEDLETDKSTDELAIMIPYLTRAIYMTTFYAYGTMTLTGVFVQMPFLPIIVDILAPLNTSRPQVHSMEVYYFFVDTTDHSYWTMLHIDLALIITGIASVGCDAFYINTVQHACGLFKVAGYRFKCAIDNSDVRQIAESSRETYKKVCRCIKAHSRAIRYVREIDDFFYGMLFFAVGITVIALSSSLFWLSKLKPSEEFYMHLTSLSAELWHILFLTFLGQLIINSTDSVYDQIYEGKWYNSVPKTQELFILALRAALDPPQMTAGGLFSMNLQTFAEIVKVSFSYFTVLQSA; encoded by the exons ATGGATACAATCGTGTCGGAACGCCGTTACTTTAAAATAACGCGACTGTATTTAAACATCGTCGGTATTTGGCCTTACCAGAGTAAATACAGCCAATACTTTTTACAGAGTACCGTATATATTATTATGGTATCATGTATTTTGGCACAG ATAGCATATGTGATATACTTCTTCAACATAAAGACTCTGACGAATCAACTTTTCATAATCGTCACGTGCTCCATGTCGCTGGTGAAGCATTTCATGTGCTGCGCAAAAGGCTCGAAA TTTAAGGTACTTTTGGATGGCATGTTCGAAGACTTGGAAACGGATAAGTCAACAGATGAGCTCGCTATTATGATTCCGTACTTGACTAGAGCGATCTACATGACGACATTCTATGCGT ATGGTACAATGACACTCACGGGAGTATTTGTCCAAATGCCATTTCTGCCGATCATTGTCGACATTCTAGCGCCACTGAATACATCACGACCTCAAGTACACTCAATGGAAGTGTATTATTTCTTCGTTGACACGACCGACCATTCTTATTGGACAATGTTGCATATAGATCTTGCGCTTATAATAACTGGGATCGCATCTGTAGGTTGTGACGCCTTTTATATAAACACTGTGCAGCATGCTTGCGGATTATTCAAGGTGGCTGG ATATCGATTCAAGTGTGCGATCGATAATTCTGATGTGCGACAAATTGCGGAGTCGTCGAGAGAGACGTACAAGAAAGTTTGCCGCTGCATTAAGGCGCATAGCCGAGCAATAAG GTATGTGAGAGAAATTGACGATTTTTTTTACGGCATGTTGTTTTTTGCTGTCGGTATAACAGTCATAGCTCTCAGTTCCTCATTATTTTGG CTATCAAAATTGAAACCTTCAGAAGAGTTCTACATGCATTTAACTTCCCTGAGCGCGGAACTGTGGCATATACTTTTCTTGACATTTCTGGGGCAGTTAATAATTAACAGTACCGATAGCGTCTACGATCAAAT ATACGAAGGAAAGTGGTACAATAGCGTGCCCAAAACtcaagaattatttatattagcaTTAAGGGCAGCCTTGGATCCTCCACAGATGACAGCCGGAGGTCTTTTTTCGATGAACTTGCAGACTTTCGCAGAG ATAGTAAAAGTGTCTTTCTCGTACTTTACGGTGCTGCAATCAGCATAA
- the LOC143264194 gene encoding odorant receptor 13a-like yields the protein MFNDWKTDRSKEELAILSSYMDKGSFFSTVYLVNAYGTTALFIQLPWWPRIADLVMPLNTSRPRTYIIPAYYPLDEDRYYYLIIFQMTMEVIVLMFVYVACDTCFIYSVQHACGLFATCGYRFKEAVRDVSASSDILSLPEETYEKVCRSAEAHSRAITFVKEFEEIHFGYLLICLATITVAFSGTLALLSKLNICPQFYECVVFLIVQLVHLFLLTVQGQFVSNSNWKTYNEIYEGLWYLAVPKTQMVYMQALRATLSAPQITAGRRIPMNLETFASIIKASVSYFTMLKSA from the exons ATGTTCAACGACTGGAAGACCGACAGATCGAAAGAGGAACTTGCCATTCTGTCGTCATATATGGACAAGGGTTCCTTTTTCTCAACAGTTTATTTAG TGAATGCGTACGGCACCACGGCACTATTTATACAGTTACCATGGTGGCCACGCATTGCCGACCTAGTGATGCCATTGAATACTTCTCGACCTCGAACGTACATTATTCCAGCTTATTACCCCCTTGACGAGGACCGATACTATTACTTGATAATATTCCAAATGACTATGGAAGTTATAGTTTTGATGTTTGTGTACGTGGCCTGCGACACTTGCTTCATTTACTCTGTGCAGCACGCTTGCGGATTGTTCGCAACGTGTGG ATATCGTTTTAAGGAAGCTGTCAGAGACGTCTCTGCATCGAGCGACATTTTAAGCTTACCAGAGGAGACTTACGAGAAGGTGTGCCGCTCCGCTGAGGCTCATAGTCGTGCAATAAC ATTTGTCAAAGAATTCGAGGAAATTCACTTCGGTTACCTTTTGATCTGTTTGGCTACCATAACCGTCGCCTTCAGTGGAACATTAGCGTTG CTGTCGAAATTGAACATTTGCCCGCAGTTCTATGAATGCGTCGTATTCTTAATTGTTCAGTTGGTGCATCTGTTTCTATTGACGGTTCAAGGGCAGTTTGTGAGCAACTCGAACTGGAAGACCTATAATGAAAT ATACGAAGGTTTGTGGTATCTTGCGGTACCTAAAACGCAAATGGTGTACATGCAAGCGTTAAGAGCAACGCTAAGTGCTCCTCAAATAACTGCTGGACGTCGTATTCCAATGAATCTAGAGACTTTTGCAAGC ATCATAAAAGCATCCGTTTCGTATTTCACGATGTTGAAGAGCGCATAA
- the LOC100880718 gene encoding uncharacterized protein LOC100880718 — protein MSACDVDLVSCCLTMDAVTLQQRYLKLTKAYLLLTGMWPNQNKYIRYLSFAVIHFVTWTSLTVQVARVVRFFSLTVLIQQLGFLLGGILLLAKQSAYVGHKAKFETLLHGMFNDWEAVRPKEEVAIMTSYMDRGAFIVLIYAVNVFGCTLLFINMPWLPRIADILMPLNTSRDRLFIIPACYFVDENKYYYWIIAHMTIIIITAGSVYIACDTCFIYIVQHACGLLGVAGYRFKEAVDEMSKERKIADLSNETYMKVRRSVQGHVRALRYLRDIDDVHASYLLACLGIVTAAFSATLALLSELDICLEFYQGLGFLVVQLMHLFFLTLHGEFVIESNDKAYNQIYEGLWYNAAPKAQALYVLALRASAAAPQITAGGQIPMNLETFAVIIKASVSYFTMLKSA, from the exons ATGTCCGCATGTGATGTCGATTTAGTCTCCTGTTGTCTCACCATGGACGCAGTCACGTTGCAACAACGTTACTTGAAGCTCACGAAAGCGTATTTGTTACTCACCGGGATGTGGCCTAACCAGAACAAGTACATTCGATACCTTTCTTTCGCTGTTATTCACTTTGTTACGTGGACTTCACTGACGGTGcag GTAGCAAGAGTGGTACGATTTTTTAGTCTAACAGTTTTGATACAACAACTTGGTTTCTTACTCGGAGGGATACTCCTACTGGCGAAGCAAAGTGCTTACGTCGGTCACAAAGCAAAA TTCGAGACACTTTTACATGGAATGTTCAACGATTGGGAAGCGGTGAGGCCGAAGGAGGAGGTCGCCATTATGACTTCGTACATGGACAGAGGAGCCTTTATCGTTTTAATTTACGCGG TAAACGTATTTGGTTGCACATTGCTGTTCATCAACATGCCATGGCTGCCGCGTATCGCCGACATTTTGATGCCGTTGAACACCTCCCGCGATCGGTTGTTCATTATCCCGGCTTGTTACTTCGTCGACGAAAACAAGTACTACTATTGGATAATAGCGCACAtgactataataattattaccgcGGGATCCGTGTACATCGCCTGTGATACTTGTTTCATATACATTGTGCAACACGCTTGCGGATTACTTGGCGTGGCAGG ATATCGTTTTAAGGAGGCGGTCGATGAGATGTCTAAAGAGAGAAAAATTGCGGACTTGTCTAACGAGACGTACATGAAAGTACGTCGTTCTGTTCAGGGACATGTTCGTGCTCTAAG ATATTTGAGAGATATAGACGACGTGCACGCCAGTTATCTGCTAGCTTGTTTGGGTATCGTAACCGCTGCTTTCAGCGCTACGCTAGCTCTG TTATCGGAACTGGACATTTGCCTGGAATTTTATCAGGGGCTCGGCTTCTTAGTGGTTCAATTGATGCATCTGTTTTTTCTGACACTTCATGGGGAATTTGTCATTGAATCGAATGATAAAGCCTATAATCAAAT ATACGAAGGATTGTGGTACAATGCTGCACCTAAAGCACAAGCTTTGTACGTACTAGCGCTAAGAGCATCGGCGGCTGCTCCTCAAATAACAGCTGGAGGACAAATTCCTATGAACTTGGAAACCTTTGCAGTC ATCATAAAAGCATCAGTTTCGTATTTCACGATGTTGAAGAGCGCATAA
- the LOC143264189 gene encoding uncharacterized protein LOC143264189, translated as MDAVTLQERYLKVTKRYMIWFGIWPYQRKSTQYIARFIVYVIMVPGALGQIARMVCFFSWSTVLQQLSLTLAMLLLLVKQGNYIVNNAKFVAHLNSMFDDWEKDKTKEEIAIMVSYMDRGAFFTSIYLVTSHICATLFLQMPWWPRIADILMPLNESRPRGYIFHVYYFVNDDDYYYWIIAHTAIITIGVMYGFIACDIYFVFAVQHACGLFAVTGHRFKKSVDNICDQKKVAEMSHEIYKKICHSIRAHDRAIRFVREFDDFHYGYLLICMGMIVAAFSVTLLWISRLPISSQFCQYCMFLTVQLMHIFFLTFQGQFVINSMDEVYNDIYEGLWYNTMPKVQELFILALRSATDTPQITAGGRIPMNLQTFADVIKASVSYFTVFQSM; from the exons ATGGACGCAGTTACGTTACAGGAACGATACCTGAAGGTTACAAAGAGATACATGATATGGTTCGGAATTTGGCCTTATCAGAGGAAGTCCACCCAGTATATTGCTCGATTTATTGTTTATGTTATTATGGTACCGGGCGCCCTGGGGCAG ATAGCAAGAATGGTATGCTTCTTCAGTTGGTCTACCGTGTTACAACAACTCTCTTTGACGCTCGCGATGCTGCTGCTGTTGGTGAAACAGGGTAATTACATCGTGAATAATGCAAAA TTTGTAGCACATTTGAATAGCATGTTCGATGACTGGGAGAAGGACAAGACAAAAGAGGAAATTGCTATTATGGTTTCGTATATGGACAGAGGGGCTTTTTTTACATCGATTTATCTGG taacatcACACATCTGCGCGACACTGTTCCTCCAAATGCCATGGTGGCCGCGCATAGCCGACATTTTGATGCCGCTGAATGAATCTCGACCACGAGGTTACATCTTTCATGTTTACTATTTCGTCAACGACGACGACTACTATTACTGGATCATAGCGCATACGGCTATTATAACTATCGGAGTTATGTATGGTTTCATAGCTTGcgacatttattttgtattcgCCGTGCAACACGCTTGCGGATTGTTCGCGGTGACCGG ACACCGTTTCAAGAAATCGGTCGATAATATCTGTGACCAAAAGAAAGTTGCAGAGATGTCGCATGagatatacaaaaaaatttgcCACTCCATTCGGGCGCATGATCGCGCAATAAG ATTTGTTAGAGAATTTGACGACTTTCATTATGGTTACCTTTTAATATGCATGGGTATGATCGTCGCTGCCTTCAGTGTCACGTTACTCTGG ATATCAAGACTGCCGATTTCCTCGCAGTTTTGTCAGTACTGCATGTTTTTAACGGTTCAACTGATGCATATATTTTTCCTGACGTTTCAAGGACAGTTTGTAATTAACTCAATGGATGAGGTCTACAATGATAT ATACGAAGGGCTATGGTACAATACTATGCCCAAAgttcaagaattatttatattagcaTTACGCTCGGCTACGGATACACCCCAAATAACAGCCGGTGGTCGTATTCCAATGAATCTTCAGACTTTTGCAGAC GTTATTAAAGCTTCAGTGTCGTACTTCACAGTGTTCCAGTCTATGTAG